In a genomic window of Ignavibacteria bacterium:
- a CDS encoding S8 family serine peptidase: MQHDEPIRPLATKPVLPLPVRLHADVRSTGKGICIAMVDSDFVNHPDLSMPNQRIVRYYDAVEDEEHDLPPSVAKSRHWHGTMTACTAAGNGYLSRGEFTSLAPNATVVLIRTMNDSGRVTTPTIVRALHYIEEHAEELGIRVVNLSVYSDEIDHTLDHPVNKAVEEICARDIVVVAAAGNNPFSPIRPPAAAPSALTVGGLDDKNTLGHEDEELYHSTFGITQLGVQKPELIAPAIWLPAPILPGTTTHTQASALCALDMLTDEMLLACAPSLMPHSGLPMPLWTSRDIPALRNAITEMIDKELIASPFYKMVDGTSFAAPVIASIVAQMLELSPSLTPREVKDILTSTARPLESFPTLRQGAGVVSQRAALAAAREHAMTVTPLTDLV; this comes from the coding sequence ATGCAGCACGACGAACCGATCCGCCCCCTCGCAACAAAGCCCGTTCTTCCCCTTCCCGTTCGACTTCACGCCGACGTACGATCCACCGGAAAGGGTATCTGCATAGCCATGGTGGACAGTGACTTTGTGAACCATCCCGATCTGTCGATGCCGAACCAGCGGATCGTTCGGTATTACGATGCCGTTGAAGATGAGGAGCATGATCTTCCACCATCTGTGGCAAAATCTCGGCATTGGCACGGTACAATGACGGCATGTACCGCAGCAGGAAACGGCTACCTCTCGCGCGGAGAATTCACGTCGCTCGCCCCAAATGCAACCGTTGTTCTTATCCGGACTATGAACGATTCGGGTCGTGTTACCACACCAACCATCGTCCGAGCGCTACACTACATTGAGGAGCATGCCGAAGAACTCGGCATCCGTGTTGTCAACCTTAGCGTGTATTCAGACGAGATAGACCACACACTGGATCATCCGGTCAATAAAGCCGTGGAAGAGATCTGTGCACGAGACATCGTAGTTGTTGCAGCCGCTGGGAATAATCCCTTCTCGCCGATCAGACCTCCGGCTGCCGCACCAAGTGCACTCACAGTTGGCGGACTTGACGATAAGAACACGTTAGGTCATGAGGACGAAGAACTCTATCACAGCACCTTTGGTATCACACAACTCGGTGTTCAGAAGCCGGAACTGATCGCACCGGCCATTTGGCTCCCGGCACCTATACTGCCGGGCACGACCACGCACACCCAAGCATCGGCACTCTGCGCTCTGGACATGCTCACAGATGAGATGCTCCTGGCCTGCGCACCGTCACTGATGCCCCATAGCGGTCTGCCAATGCCTCTATGGACATCTCGGGACATTCCGGCACTTCGCAATGCGATCACAGAGATGATCGACAAGGAACTCATTGCCTCGCCATTCTACAAGATGGTTGACGGCACCTCCTTTGCCGCACCAGTGATCGCCTCCATTGTGGCCCAAATGCTGGAACTTTCTCCGTCGCTCACCCCCCGCGAGGTGAAGGACATCCTTACGTCTACTGCCCGTCCGTTAGAGTCGTTTCCTACTCTCCGCCAAGGCGCCGGAGTCGTTAGCCAACGCGCAGCTTTGGCCGCCGCCAGAGAGCATGCCATGACGGTAACCCCGCTCACCGACCTCGTGTAG